In one Pseudomonas hydrolytica genomic region, the following are encoded:
- a CDS encoding RAQPRD family integrative conjugative element protein, whose translation MSMLLLPPANRHYAQALAPLLLGLVLSGHASADDTTPEHARLAAALRQLDSIERLISQHATHPHEGRARYHFDYARLSADLDRVRAGIRDYLTPTRAQPRDPAVLLGDYRQPAAPLLEPQVAP comes from the coding sequence ATGTCGATGCTCCTTCTTCCACCAGCCAATAGGCACTACGCGCAGGCCCTGGCCCCACTGCTGCTCGGCCTGGTTCTTTCAGGCCATGCCAGCGCCGACGACACGACGCCCGAGCACGCCCGCCTTGCGGCCGCACTGCGCCAACTCGACAGCATCGAGCGGCTCATCTCGCAACACGCTACCCACCCGCACGAAGGACGCGCCCGCTACCACTTCGACTACGCACGCCTGAGCGCCGACCTCGACCGCGTACGCGCCGGCATCCGCGACTACCTGACTCCAACCCGCGCGCAACCGCGCGACCCCGCCGTGCTGCTCGGTGACTACCGCCAGCCTGCCGCCCCGCTCCTCGAACCACAGGTCGCGCCATGA
- a CDS encoding TIGR03758 family integrating conjugative element protein: MNSAQTTAFQANSGVLPSDVSIVLLGAVFAVLLVWGAWAIRSAYVGWAEEQLSQRQFLVVVVRFVVLYLVLTFFLLS; this comes from the coding sequence ATGAACTCCGCGCAGACCACCGCGTTCCAGGCCAACAGCGGCGTCCTCCCCTCCGACGTCTCGATCGTACTGCTCGGTGCGGTTTTCGCCGTGCTGCTCGTGTGGGGTGCCTGGGCGATACGCAGCGCCTACGTCGGCTGGGCGGAGGAACAGCTTTCCCAACGTCAGTTCTTGGTCGTCGTGGTGCGCTTCGTCGTGCTGTACCTGGTGCTGACCTTCTTCCTGCTCTCGTAA
- a CDS encoding TIGR03745 family integrating conjugative element membrane protein produces the protein MFGVLSPFAQAALPTLENPSRGTGTGIMQTLQNYGYDIVMLIALLVVASMFVGVCYHAYTRYAEIHIGRSTWGQFGLTVAVGAILLVVGIWLLTEAIGVL, from the coding sequence ATGTTCGGCGTGCTCTCACCTTTCGCCCAGGCCGCCTTGCCCACCCTGGAAAACCCGTCGCGCGGCACTGGCACGGGGATCATGCAAACACTGCAGAACTACGGTTACGACATCGTGATGCTGATCGCCTTATTGGTGGTCGCGTCCATGTTCGTCGGGGTGTGTTACCACGCGTACACCCGCTATGCGGAGATCCACATCGGTCGCTCGACCTGGGGCCAGTTCGGCCTGACCGTGGCAGTCGGCGCGATCCTCCTTGTCGTTGGCATCTGGCTGCTGACCGAAGCCATTGGCGTTCTCTGA
- a CDS encoding TIGR03750 family conjugal transfer protein gives MVEDIRPDGTVAFLPHRLNRHPVVVRGLTANELWVCAGTSGVIGLASGIPLAIMFATIAIVPTTILLAVTAGIFIGGGALRRLKRGRPETWLYRQLQWWVATHLPQLAPFTDGHTLVIRSGYWTTRRSKAP, from the coding sequence ATGGTTGAAGACATCCGCCCGGATGGGACGGTGGCGTTCCTGCCCCACCGTCTCAACCGTCACCCGGTCGTCGTCCGTGGGCTGACCGCGAATGAACTCTGGGTCTGCGCCGGTACGTCGGGCGTGATCGGCCTCGCGAGCGGCATTCCGCTGGCCATCATGTTCGCGACGATCGCCATCGTCCCCACGACCATCCTGCTGGCGGTCACCGCTGGCATTTTCATCGGTGGCGGTGCTCTGCGCCGGCTCAAGCGCGGCAGACCCGAAACCTGGCTGTACCGCCAGTTGCAGTGGTGGGTCGCGACCCATCTGCCACAGCTCGCACCGTTCACCGATGGCCATACGCTGGTGATTCGCTCCGGTTACTGGACCACGCGCAGGAGCAAGGCGCCGTGA
- a CDS encoding PFL_4703 family integrating conjugative element protein, with protein sequence MSRFKNEVAHLQAHVRTLRIGACVLVMLALVMGVGWWSAPRDLTIHVPPDLRSGSTRKWWDVPPESVYAFTFYVWQQLQRWPSNGDDDYPRNLHALSPYLTPACQAFLQQDYEYRRNAGELRRRVRGIYEIPGRGYGDNPTLRVRTVSNREWVVNLDVTADEYYASEQVKRALVRYPLKVLRIDVDPQRNPFGLAIDCYEGAPQRIASPVDPAATPAPSSEDTP encoded by the coding sequence GTGAGCCGGTTCAAGAACGAAGTCGCCCACCTGCAGGCCCATGTCCGGACGCTGCGAATCGGGGCCTGCGTACTGGTCATGCTGGCCTTGGTAATGGGTGTCGGCTGGTGGAGCGCACCGCGCGACCTGACGATTCATGTGCCACCAGACCTGCGTTCAGGCAGTACGCGCAAATGGTGGGACGTGCCGCCCGAAAGCGTTTACGCCTTCACGTTCTATGTCTGGCAGCAGTTGCAGCGCTGGCCCAGTAATGGCGACGACGACTACCCACGCAACCTGCACGCCCTGTCGCCCTACCTCACGCCCGCCTGCCAGGCGTTCCTGCAGCAGGACTACGAGTACCGCCGCAATGCCGGCGAGTTGCGGCGCCGTGTGCGCGGCATCTACGAGATTCCCGGGCGAGGTTATGGCGACAACCCCACGCTGCGCGTGCGCACGGTCTCCAACCGCGAATGGGTCGTGAACCTCGACGTCACGGCGGACGAGTACTACGCATCGGAGCAAGTCAAGCGCGCCCTGGTGCGCTACCCGCTCAAGGTCCTGCGCATCGACGTCGACCCACAGCGCAACCCGTTCGGGCTCGCCATCGACTGCTACGAAGGCGCACCGCAGCGCATTGCCTCCCCTGTCGATCCGGCGGCCACGCCCGCCCCTTCTTCGGAAGACACGCCATGA
- a CDS encoding TIGR03749 family integrating conjugative element protein has translation MNRLLPLAAAAFALLLFNTTQATELLRWERLPLAVPLVVGQERIVFVDRNVRVGVPASIGNRLRVQSAAGAIYLLANEPIEPTRLQLQDADTGTVILLDIAAEPAQDGQPPLEPVRIIEATSSATQTDADDGGAAATPPVRATPQPVILTRYAAQNLYAPLRTVEPVPGVMRATLRRDLPLDSLLPTLPVQAQALAAWRLDDLWVSAVRLRNSATHWLDLDPRALQGHFLTATFQHSTLGPNGTPDDTTVVYLVTRGHGLAQALLPTIAPVDASLNLPVPRHDGGRDAQ, from the coding sequence ATGAACCGCCTCTTGCCACTGGCCGCCGCGGCGTTCGCGCTGCTCCTGTTCAACACCACCCAAGCCACCGAGCTCCTGCGCTGGGAGCGCCTGCCACTGGCCGTGCCGCTGGTGGTCGGCCAAGAGCGCATCGTCTTCGTGGATCGAAACGTGCGCGTCGGTGTGCCCGCATCGATCGGCAACCGCCTGCGCGTGCAGAGCGCTGCCGGCGCCATCTACCTGCTGGCAAACGAGCCGATCGAACCGACCCGCCTGCAATTGCAGGACGCCGATACCGGCACTGTGATTCTACTCGACATCGCCGCCGAACCAGCCCAGGACGGACAGCCGCCCCTGGAGCCGGTGCGTATCATCGAAGCCACATCATCCGCCACTCAAACCGATGCAGATGACGGCGGTGCCGCAGCGACTCCGCCCGTGCGAGCGACACCGCAGCCGGTGATCCTGACCCGCTACGCGGCACAGAACCTCTACGCACCGCTGCGCACCGTCGAACCCGTGCCAGGCGTCATGCGCGCCACCCTGCGCCGCGACCTGCCGCTGGACAGCCTGCTGCCGACGCTGCCGGTACAGGCCCAGGCACTCGCAGCCTGGCGTCTGGACGACCTCTGGGTCAGTGCCGTGCGCCTGCGCAACAGCGCCACGCATTGGCTCGACCTGGACCCGCGAGCGCTGCAAGGCCACTTCCTCACCGCGACCTTCCAGCATTCGACGCTCGGGCCGAACGGCACGCCGGACGACACCACCGTCGTCTACCTCGTCACCCGTGGACACGGGCTGGCGCAGGCCCTGCTGCCGACCATCGCGCCTGTCGATGCCTCCCTCAACCTGCCCGTACCGCGACACGACGGAGGCCGCGATGCACAGTAA
- a CDS encoding TIGR03752 family integrating conjugative element protein, which produces MHSNGLLKWLMIPLALLLVFVGIKLFSGGDDAPNAPEAAARLTPDEAKALGIEGDTPRDTVATLVAQVRQLRTELQTALSDNKVQREENQRLRQREGAIDQRIQSALESERNQLQQDRQQVSSERQQTQGLLQQLQQRLDSIGKDDPTDLPVGLGLEPGDSLSSDTLRWVEPEDRRDDGKQRSSGSTASFSFPTSFAPTQKTLETTASSAVDAGRRAAGVPETTAVYTVPTNSTLMGSISMTALIGRVPIDGTVSDPYPFKVLIGRDNLTANGIDIPDVAGAVVSGTASGDWTLSCVRGQIRSVTFVFEDGTIRTIPKDDERGGNRQSNSGNNTQDGLGWISDPYGIPCVSGQRRSNAQQYLGSQALITAAGAGVASLIDSDSGQVSYMSSDGSIGTVGIDANEAMGRILAGGVQDMSAWVNKLYGQAFAAVYVKPGARVAVHLEHPLTIDYDPAGRRVDHRLGGSSYAQDLD; this is translated from the coding sequence ATGCACAGTAATGGCTTGCTCAAGTGGCTGATGATCCCCCTGGCGCTGCTGCTGGTGTTCGTCGGCATCAAGCTGTTCTCCGGCGGTGACGACGCGCCCAACGCACCGGAAGCAGCTGCCCGGCTCACGCCCGATGAAGCCAAAGCGCTCGGCATCGAAGGCGACACCCCACGCGACACCGTGGCGACGCTGGTCGCTCAGGTTCGCCAGCTGCGCACCGAGTTGCAAACCGCGCTGAGCGACAACAAGGTCCAGCGCGAAGAGAACCAGCGGCTGCGGCAACGCGAAGGTGCCATCGACCAGCGTATCCAGAGTGCGCTCGAAAGCGAACGCAACCAGTTGCAGCAGGACCGGCAGCAGGTCAGCAGCGAGCGGCAGCAAACCCAGGGTCTGCTGCAACAACTGCAGCAGCGGCTCGATAGCATTGGCAAGGATGATCCTACCGACCTACCAGTCGGCCTGGGCCTGGAACCAGGCGACAGCCTGAGCAGCGACACCCTGCGCTGGGTCGAACCGGAGGATCGGCGCGACGACGGCAAGCAGCGCAGTTCCGGCAGTACCGCCAGCTTCAGTTTTCCCACCAGCTTCGCACCGACGCAGAAGACGCTCGAAACCACCGCCAGCTCCGCCGTCGACGCCGGCCGCCGCGCGGCGGGTGTGCCAGAGACTACAGCCGTCTATACCGTGCCGACCAACTCGACCTTGATGGGCTCGATCTCCATGACGGCACTGATCGGCCGCGTGCCGATCGATGGCACCGTCAGCGACCCGTACCCATTCAAAGTCCTGATCGGGCGGGACAACCTCACAGCGAACGGCATCGATATTCCAGACGTGGCCGGTGCAGTCGTCAGCGGCACGGCATCGGGCGACTGGACCCTCTCCTGCGTGCGCGGGCAGATCCGTTCGGTCACGTTCGTGTTCGAGGACGGCACCATCCGCACCATCCCGAAAGATGACGAACGCGGCGGCAATCGCCAGAGCAACAGCGGCAACAACACACAGGACGGCCTGGGTTGGATCAGCGACCCGTATGGCATCCCCTGTGTATCAGGCCAACGGCGCAGCAATGCACAGCAGTATTTGGGCTCGCAGGCCCTGATCACCGCTGCCGGCGCAGGCGTCGCTTCGTTGATCGACAGCGATAGCGGCCAAGTCTCCTACATGAGCAGCGACGGCTCCATCGGCACCGTCGGCATCGACGCGAACGAAGCCATGGGCCGCATCCTCGCCGGAGGCGTGCAGGACATGTCCGCCTGGGTCAACAAGTTGTACGGGCAGGCGTTCGCCGCCGTCTACGTCAAGCCGGGGGCGCGCGTTGCGGTACACCTCGAACACCCCCTGACCATCGACTACGACCCGGCCGGTCGCCGCGTCGATCACCGCCTCGGAGGAAGTTCCTATGCGCAAGATCTGGACTGA
- a CDS encoding TIGR03751 family conjugal transfer lipoprotein, with amino-acid sequence MRKIWTDGLALLAVVLTLGGCTTSKEKLLPHDDVTMLDIWNVETGGGTAQQLLDARQALRRPLTGADVHATPGMQARYTRTAQNEIYRQFHRLPNPDLLMYVFPHLAGSDPVPVPGYTTLFPLYQRVQYALPGERVEDY; translated from the coding sequence ATGCGCAAGATCTGGACTGATGGCCTGGCGTTGCTGGCCGTCGTGCTCACGCTCGGCGGCTGCACGACAAGCAAGGAAAAACTGCTGCCGCACGATGACGTCACGATGCTCGACATCTGGAACGTCGAGACCGGCGGCGGCACTGCCCAGCAACTGCTCGATGCGCGCCAGGCCCTACGCCGGCCGCTGACCGGGGCCGATGTACACGCCACGCCTGGCATGCAGGCCCGCTACACCCGCACAGCACAGAACGAAATCTATCGGCAGTTCCACAGGCTGCCCAATCCCGATCTGCTGATGTACGTGTTCCCGCACCTCGCCGGCAGTGACCCGGTGCCGGTGCCCGGCTACACCACGCTGTTTCCCCTGTACCAGCGGGTGCAATACGCGCTGCCGGGTGAACGGGTGGAGGACTACTGA
- a CDS encoding conjugative transfer ATPase has protein sequence MAWPLLKRRPQAEEPAPPADTWARHVAELHANSIAEPGTTRTSRRPATQADEQALYDAAPSFTDLLPWAEYLPQSQCMLLDDGTSVAAFYELLPVGTEGREPAWLLQVRDTLENVLQDAFDELEDNPWVVQLYAQDDTNWDRYLDELRHYVQPRAQGSAFTEFYLRFFGHHLQAIAKPGGLFEDSTVTRLPWRGQTRRTRLVVYRRVGQAPQRRGQSPEQALNRVCDRLAGGLAHAGVRARRLGAAEIHGWLLRWFNPHPTLLGNSAEDRERFYALTRYLDEQEPGEIELASGSDFAQRLFFGQPRSDAALGQWYFDGMPHRAIAVDRLRSPPSTGHVTGETRKGDAINALMDQMPEDTVMCLTLVITPQDVLEAHLNHLGRKAVGDTLASEQARADVQQARSLIGSAHKLYRSALTFYLRGRDEAELDARGLQLGNVLLGAGLQPVREEDEVAPLNTYLRWLPCVYDPAKDKRQWYTQLMFAQHSANLAPLWGRSQGTGHPGITLFNRGGGPITFDPLNRRDRQMNAHLFLVGPTGSGKSATLNNLLNQVTAIYRPRLFIVEAGNSFGLYGDFAARLGLTVHRVKLAPGAGVSLAPFADAHRLVETPSQVQTLDADALDEDDAAADGDEQRDVLGELEITARLMITGGEDKEEARMTRADRSLIRQCILDSAQRCVAEQRTVLTRDIRNALRERGRDTTLPEVRRVRLLEMADAMDMFCQGADGEMFDRPGTPWPEADITIVDLATYAREGYNAQLSIAYISLINAVNSIAERDQFLGRPIVNVTDEGHIITRNPLLAPYVLKITKMWRKLGAWFWLATQNLDDLPKAAEPMLAMMEWWLCLSMPPDEVEKIAKFRELTPAQKALMLSARKESGKFSEGVLLSRSMELLFRVVPPSLYLALAQTEPEEKAERYQLMQQHGISELDAALKIAENIDRARGITPLPLDWATLTKAH, from the coding sequence ATGGCCTGGCCCCTGCTCAAGCGCCGGCCCCAGGCCGAGGAACCCGCGCCACCAGCGGACACCTGGGCGCGACACGTCGCCGAGTTGCACGCCAACAGCATTGCCGAACCCGGCACCACGCGCACCTCGCGGCGGCCAGCCACCCAGGCCGACGAGCAGGCGCTCTACGATGCCGCCCCCTCGTTCACCGACTTGCTGCCGTGGGCCGAGTACCTGCCCCAGTCGCAGTGCATGCTGCTCGATGACGGCACCTCGGTGGCGGCCTTCTACGAGCTGCTCCCGGTAGGCACGGAAGGACGCGAACCCGCCTGGCTGCTGCAGGTTCGCGACACCCTGGAAAACGTGCTGCAGGATGCCTTCGACGAACTCGAGGATAACCCCTGGGTCGTGCAGCTCTACGCTCAGGACGACACCAACTGGGATCGCTACCTCGATGAGCTGCGCCACTACGTCCAGCCCCGCGCCCAGGGCAGCGCGTTCACTGAGTTCTACCTGCGCTTCTTCGGTCACCACCTGCAGGCCATCGCCAAGCCGGGTGGCCTGTTCGAGGACAGCACCGTCACCCGCCTGCCCTGGCGCGGGCAGACCCGGCGCACCCGGCTGGTCGTCTACCGCCGTGTCGGCCAGGCACCACAGCGCCGTGGCCAATCGCCCGAGCAAGCGCTCAACCGGGTCTGCGACCGTCTCGCCGGCGGCCTGGCCCATGCCGGTGTGCGCGCCCGGCGTCTCGGCGCGGCGGAGATCCACGGTTGGCTGTTGCGCTGGTTCAATCCCCACCCGACCCTGCTCGGCAACAGCGCCGAAGACCGGGAACGCTTCTATGCCCTGACCCGCTACCTAGACGAACAGGAGCCCGGCGAGATCGAGCTGGCCAGCGGCAGCGATTTTGCGCAACGGCTGTTCTTCGGCCAGCCACGTTCGGATGCCGCCCTGGGCCAGTGGTATTTCGATGGCATGCCGCACCGCGCCATCGCCGTCGACCGCCTGCGCAGCCCACCCTCGACGGGCCATGTCACCGGCGAAACACGCAAGGGCGACGCGATCAACGCCTTGATGGATCAGATGCCCGAGGACACAGTGATGTGCCTCACCCTGGTCATTACCCCGCAGGATGTGCTCGAAGCGCACCTGAATCACCTCGGTCGCAAAGCCGTGGGCGACACGTTGGCCTCGGAACAGGCCCGCGCCGATGTACAGCAGGCCCGCAGTTTGATCGGCAGCGCCCACAAGCTGTACCGCAGCGCGCTCACTTTTTACCTGCGCGGCCGCGACGAGGCCGAGCTGGACGCGCGCGGCCTGCAGCTCGGCAACGTGCTACTCGGTGCCGGCCTGCAGCCGGTACGCGAAGAAGATGAAGTCGCCCCCCTCAATACCTACCTGCGCTGGTTACCCTGCGTCTACGACCCGGCGAAAGACAAACGCCAGTGGTACACCCAACTGATGTTCGCCCAGCACTCGGCCAATCTGGCCCCACTGTGGGGCCGCAGCCAAGGCACTGGCCATCCAGGCATCACCTTGTTCAATCGTGGCGGTGGGCCGATCACCTTCGACCCGCTCAACCGCCGCGACAGGCAAATGAACGCCCACCTGTTCCTCGTCGGCCCGACTGGCTCGGGCAAGTCGGCCACGCTCAACAACCTGCTCAACCAGGTCACCGCGATCTACCGCCCCAGGTTGTTCATCGTCGAGGCAGGGAACAGCTTCGGCCTGTACGGCGACTTCGCCGCGCGCCTCGGACTCACCGTGCATCGCGTGAAGCTCGCCCCGGGCGCGGGCGTCAGCCTCGCGCCGTTCGCCGATGCGCACCGGCTGGTGGAAACGCCCAGCCAGGTACAGACGCTCGACGCCGACGCGCTGGACGAAGACGACGCGGCTGCCGATGGCGACGAACAGCGCGACGTGCTCGGCGAACTGGAGATCACCGCCCGCCTGATGATCACCGGCGGCGAAGACAAGGAGGAAGCGCGCATGACGCGCGCCGACCGCAGCCTGATTCGCCAGTGCATCCTCGATTCGGCGCAACGCTGCGTCGCCGAGCAGCGCACGGTACTCACCCGCGACATACGCAATGCGCTGCGCGAGCGTGGCCGCGACACCACCCTGCCCGAGGTTCGCCGCGTCCGGCTGCTGGAAATGGCCGATGCGATGGATATGTTCTGTCAGGGCGCAGACGGCGAGATGTTCGACCGACCCGGTACGCCCTGGCCGGAAGCCGACATCACCATCGTGGATCTCGCCACCTACGCCAGGGAGGGCTACAACGCACAGCTGTCGATCGCCTATATCTCGTTGATCAACGCCGTCAACAGTATCGCTGAGCGTGACCAGTTCCTTGGCCGGCCCATCGTCAATGTCACGGACGAGGGGCACATCATCACGCGCAATCCCTTACTCGCGCCCTATGTCCTGAAAATTACGAAAATGTGGAGAAAATTGGGGGCCTGGTTCTGGCTCGCGACGCAGAATCTGGACGACCTGCCGAAAGCGGCCGAACCGATGCTGGCGATGATGGAATGGTGGCTCTGCCTCAGCATGCCGCCGGACGAGGTGGAGAAGATCGCCAAGTTCCGCGAACTCACGCCCGCGCAGAAGGCATTGATGCTCTCCGCACGCAAGGAGTCCGGCAAATTCTCAGAAGGCGTGCTGCTGTCGCGCAGCATGGAACTGCTGTTCCGCGTCGTGCCACCCAGTCTGTACCTGGCGTTGGCACAAACTGAACCGGAAGAAAAAGCCGAGCGCTACCAGCTCATGCAGCAGCATGGCATCAGCGAACTCGACGCCGCGCTCAAGATCGCCGAGAACATCGACCGGGCGCGCGGCATTACCCCTCTTCCACTGGACTGGGCCACCCTGACCAAGGCTCATTGA
- a CDS encoding ImmA/IrrE family metallo-endopeptidase — translation MSDITFSIDWLSSDGDSPVFRDTSGHLAIHLDTFCLTRNEDVWSRTVRDKVLVSAYPLALWLASSWWRLNFEPLPHMGTRPPLDWRMAHELGAANHGYVWPRVIFAPDGEIVNVWAEQIRLDGQSIQYLYGLETPSAVKLDNFQRRTAGFIESVLSRLDALGHGRTDLAELWSFIREDRENPEVMRLRILEAQMGYDPEECPQDIIAKALSLQKETGLSAMSELAPVFGRRDRDDTGLEGIISLASQNGILGRPQVSADDIQLASGSGAPWQRGVDAARKLRAKLGNTDEPIKNTVLFDLLGITEGQVSGWESPDRSIVAVAKPVKTGELNYLPRKKHPLSRRFEFARMIGEVLDQPRVNDNWLVSTDIATAKQKRQRAFAAEFLCPIHSLTGYLNGDYSETSLEDAAEYFNVSDKIVESSLANYGYLDISSAEPKVPYRSVA, via the coding sequence ATGTCTGACATCACTTTTTCGATTGACTGGTTGTCCTCGGATGGGGACTCCCCTGTTTTTCGAGATACATCGGGGCATTTGGCGATCCACCTGGATACGTTTTGCCTAACTCGCAACGAGGACGTGTGGTCAAGAACTGTGCGTGACAAAGTTCTTGTTTCGGCATATCCCTTGGCGTTATGGCTTGCATCGTCCTGGTGGAGGTTGAACTTCGAGCCTTTACCACACATGGGAACCAGGCCGCCGTTGGATTGGCGTATGGCTCATGAGTTGGGAGCGGCCAATCACGGTTATGTATGGCCAAGAGTCATTTTCGCTCCAGATGGGGAGATCGTGAATGTTTGGGCTGAGCAGATACGTTTGGATGGACAGTCTATTCAGTATCTTTATGGGCTCGAAACACCTAGCGCTGTAAAGCTCGATAACTTTCAGCGCAGGACCGCGGGCTTTATCGAAAGTGTTCTAAGTCGTCTAGATGCCCTAGGGCATGGTCGGACTGACCTGGCCGAGCTCTGGTCTTTTATCCGGGAGGATAGGGAAAACCCCGAGGTGATGCGGCTCCGAATTCTGGAGGCGCAAATGGGGTACGACCCGGAGGAGTGTCCACAGGACATTATTGCCAAGGCATTGAGTCTGCAGAAGGAAACTGGACTGAGCGCCATGTCGGAGCTGGCGCCGGTCTTTGGGCGTCGAGATAGGGATGATACCGGGCTTGAGGGCATTATTTCTCTTGCCTCGCAAAATGGAATCCTGGGGCGGCCACAGGTGTCCGCTGACGATATCCAATTGGCCTCGGGCTCAGGTGCTCCATGGCAGCGTGGCGTTGATGCCGCAAGGAAACTCCGTGCGAAACTGGGTAACACGGACGAACCTATAAAGAATACAGTTCTTTTTGACCTGCTGGGTATTACCGAGGGGCAGGTTAGTGGTTGGGAGTCTCCTGATAGGAGTATCGTGGCGGTCGCCAAGCCTGTAAAAACGGGTGAGCTTAACTACCTGCCTCGCAAGAAACATCCACTTTCGAGGCGTTTTGAGTTTGCTCGTATGATTGGGGAGGTCTTGGATCAGCCCAGGGTGAATGACAATTGGCTGGTGTCTACTGATATCGCAACAGCTAAGCAGAAGCGTCAACGTGCTTTTGCTGCTGAATTTTTGTGCCCGATTCATTCGCTGACCGGCTACTTGAATGGCGATTATTCGGAGACGTCCTTGGAGGATGCCGCTGAATATTTCAATGTCAGCGATAAGATAGTCGAGTCCTCGCTAGCTAATTACGGTTATCTGGATATTTCATCTGCAGAACCGAAAGTGCCATATCGATCAGTTGCATAA
- the radC gene encoding RadC family protein, producing the protein MLTSLACIDSLAKPCPSSVLDHENRIIAQAIELLERRLFANGPQLQNPEAVSDYLRLKLMPEPSEVFVAVFLSSKHQVIACETLFRGTIDTAQIHPRVVIQRALAHNAAALVIAHQHPSGCPDPSPQDERLTQCLKSALDCVDVKLLDHFIVGLGEPFSFASNGLL; encoded by the coding sequence ATGCTCACATCCCTAGCCTGCATCGACTCCCTGGCAAAACCCTGTCCCTCATCGGTTCTCGACCACGAGAACCGCATCATCGCCCAGGCCATCGAGCTGCTGGAGCGCCGCTTGTTCGCCAACGGCCCGCAACTGCAGAACCCGGAGGCCGTCAGCGACTACCTGCGTCTGAAACTGATGCCGGAACCCAGCGAAGTGTTCGTCGCCGTATTCCTGTCCTCAAAGCACCAGGTCATCGCCTGTGAAACATTGTTCAGGGGCACCATCGATACAGCTCAAATTCATCCCCGCGTGGTTATTCAGCGGGCGCTTGCTCACAACGCCGCGGCCCTGGTGATCGCTCACCAGCACCCGTCCGGCTGCCCCGATCCCTCACCCCAGGATGAGCGACTGACCCAGTGCCTGAAAAGTGCGCTGGACTGCGTCGACGTGAAGCTGCTGGATCACTTCATCGTTGGCCTGGGCGAGCCGTTCTCGTTCGCCTCGAATGGCCTGCTGTAG
- a CDS encoding TIGR03757 family integrating conjugative element protein, with translation MPAPLPYLPPLRKYPLATALCAALLGPLAQADDIVVVTDSQHPVHVPSGVRLIELDQPARIKAELSAHLPADPARSAALVQRRLGDGGIELQQRIGSAYQGVVDAWSLGVTTIPAVIVNRRYVVYGEPDVAAAVALIEAHRRAQP, from the coding sequence ATGCCAGCGCCGCTGCCTTACCTGCCCCCACTGCGCAAGTATCCACTTGCCACAGCGCTTTGCGCCGCGCTGCTCGGCCCACTGGCGCAGGCCGACGACATTGTCGTCGTCACCGATAGCCAGCACCCGGTACATGTCCCCAGCGGCGTTCGGCTCATCGAGCTGGATCAACCTGCGCGTATCAAAGCCGAGCTGTCCGCCCATCTGCCTGCCGACCCGGCACGCAGTGCCGCCCTCGTGCAGAGGCGCCTGGGGGACGGCGGCATCGAACTGCAACAACGCATCGGCTCGGCCTACCAAGGCGTGGTCGATGCCTGGAGCCTCGGCGTTACCACGATTCCTGCCGTGATCGTGAACCGCCGCTATGTGGTTTATGGCGAGCCGGACGTCGCAGCGGCCGTTGCGCTCATCGAGGCGCACAGGAGGGCACAGCCATGA